From the genome of Triticum aestivum cultivar Chinese Spring chromosome 3B, IWGSC CS RefSeq v2.1, whole genome shotgun sequence, one region includes:
- the LOC123071728 gene encoding uncharacterized protein translates to MPPVPAAASSSVPNVPPESTSTGGMSSPGNSMAPLESTPTATGAAASPGNSVVPPESNPTASPPPSVTEPERLSLSIQDESSTPLLSVDVDDLHKHAIEFLEESNGYPVLTDPAAGFAKLLELFAAAESKAMYAGDLKAAASILSKAAADGKLPVNLAGTAKRLASEATKLASEVETRHTISSLARIRSCCCLSASQIARYWSWCCTDELPLHRRDLDRQALFVDKLSALYCLSMPASLGLLPYLPATIPKDQSVLMAYIYGLIFSSASIGLVLSLHPMKRFDVELARFVSRLSFVGLSVLVLIYVYYALSPGNYAMLGICSGILAAGHGYAWIRSCCSRAEDPSDAPEEVSSDHRSE, encoded by the exons ATGCCCCCGGTGCCTGCCGCGGCGTCGTCGAGCGTCCCCAACGTGCCCCCGGAGAGCACCTCTACGGGGGGCATGTCGTCGCCGGGCAACTCCATGGCGCCCCTGGAGAGCACCCCTACGGCTACGGGGGCCGCGGCGTCGCCGGGAAACTCTGTGGTGCCCCCGGAGAGCAACCCTACGGCGAGTCCCCCGCCCTCTGTCACGGAGCCAGAGCGGCTTTCTTTATCCATCCAAGATGAATCCTCAACTCCCCTGCTTTCGGTCGACGTCGACGACCTGCACAAGCATGCCATCGAGTTCTTGGAGGAATCGAACGGATACCCTGTCCTCACGGATCCTGCCGCCGGGTTCGCCAAGCTACTGGAGCTGTTCGCCGCGGCCGAGTCAAAGGCCATGTATGCTGGAGATCTGAAGGCGGCCGCCTCCATCTTGAGCAAAGCTGCCGCCGATGGCAAGCTTCCGGTGAATCTCGCGGGCACCGCAAAGAGGCTGGCATCTGAGGCGACGAAACTCGCGTCCGAGGTGGAGACCAGGCATACTATTTCCTCTTTGGCGAGGATTCGCTCATGCTGCTGCCTCTCGGCGTCCCAGATAGCGCGCTACTGGTCATGGTGCTGCACTGATGAGTTGCCCCTCCATCGCAGAGACCTTGATCGGCAG GCCTTATTTGTTGACAAGCTCTCCGCGCTCTACTGCTTATCGATGCCGGCTTCGCTTGGCCTCCTTCCATACTTGCCTGCTACGATTCCCAAGGACCAGTCTGTGCTCATGGCGTATATCTATGGTCTGATTTTCTCATCGGCCTCCATCGGGCTAGTCCTGAGCCTCCACCCGATGAAGCGCTTTGACGTGGAGCTAGCACGTTTTGTTAGCAGGCTCAGTTTTGTGGGTCTGTCAGTGCTCGTTCTCATATATGTGTACTACGCATTGTCGCCGGGTAACTACGCTATGCTCGGAATTTGTTCAGGGATACTCGCTGCTGGCCATGGATATGCATGGATTAGG AGCTGTTGCAGCAGAGCAGAGGACCCTTCAGACGCGCCAGAGGAAGTTTCATCTGATCACCGCAGTGAATGA